The Pygocentrus nattereri isolate fPygNat1 chromosome 4, fPygNat1.pri, whole genome shotgun sequence genome includes a window with the following:
- the LOC108444011 gene encoding claudin-20 — MPSSTMQMLAFILALLGVLGATVATLLPNWKVSADVGSNIMTAISQMQGLWMDCTWYSTGVFSCTLKYSVLSLPAYLQTARTTMVLSCMMATLGLCLAALGLKCTHWGGSHRSKGHTALAAGACFVIAGVLCLVPASWFTNEVITTFMDSKVPKSSKYEPGGAVYVAFVSAGFFLAGGVIFCLSCPRNRNGPLDSGSSHPDKLLRQVANDRHKQKQHREQQSQTEPQEQQHKEKTTHQEKLQVDEMQPDQPKPEKSQLEQEQQYYSPSRNRLQDAKAVYSLQDYV, encoded by the coding sequence ATGCCTTCGTCCACCATGCAGATGCTCGCCTTCATCCTGGCATTACTTGGGGTTCTGGGTGCCACTGTGGCCACTCTGCTGCCCAACTGGAAGGTGAGTGCCGATGTAGGTTCCAACATCATGACAGCGATCTCGCAGATGCAAGGGCTTTGGATGGACTGCACCTGGTACAGTACTGGAGTGTTCAGCTGCACCCTCAAGTATTCTGTCTTATCATTGCCTGCTTATCTCCAGACTGCCCGAACCACCATGGTCCTCTCTTGCATGATGGCCACTCTGGGGCTCTGCCTGGCCGCCCTGGGGCTCAAATGTACGCACTGGGGGGGCAGCCACCGCTCCAAGGGACATACAGCACTAGCAGCAGGGGCTTGCTTCGTCATTGCTGGAGTCCTGTGCCTCGTTCCTGCCTCCTGGTTTACGAATGAGGTCATCACCACCTTCATGGACTCCAAAGTGCCCAAGAGCAGCAAGTACGAGCCAGGGGGAGCTGTTTACGTTGCGTTTGTTTCTGCCGGGTTCTTCTTAGCCGGAGGCGTGATCTTCTGCTTGTCGTGCCCAagaaacagaaatggtccactGGACTCTGGCTCGTCCCACCCAGACAAGCTATTACGGCAGGTGGCCAATGACCGGCACAAACAGAAGCAGCACCGGGAACAGCAAAGCCAAACGGAGCCACAGGAACagcaacacaaagaaaaaacaacacaccaGGAGAAGCTCCAGGTGGATGAGATGCAGCCGGACCAGCCCAAGCCGGAGAAGTCCCAACTGGAGCAGGAACAGCAGTACTATTCGCCATCCAGGAACCGACTTCAGGATGCCAAGGCTGTCTACAGCTTGCAGGACTATGTATAA